Proteins from a genomic interval of Lemur catta isolate mLemCat1 chromosome 17, mLemCat1.pri, whole genome shotgun sequence:
- the MMP9 gene encoding matrix metalloproteinase-9, protein MSPWQPLVLALLVLGCCSAAPRQRQPTVVVFPSDLRSNLTDRQLAEEYLYRYGYTRVAEMRKETLSLRSSLLLLQKHLSLPETGELDSTTLEAMRTPRCGVPDVGRFQTFEGELKWHHHNITYWIQNYSEDLPRSVIDDAFARAFAVWSAVTPLTFTRVYGRHADIVIQFGVDEHGDGYPFDGKDGLLAHAFPPGQGIQGDAHFDDAELWSLGKGVVVPTYYGNADGAACHFPFIFEGRSYSACTTDGRSDDTPWCGTTANYDTDHKFGFCPSERLYTQDGNADGKPCQFPFIFEGKSYSACTTDGRSDGYQWCATTGDYDKDKLYGFCPTRVDSTVIGGNAAGELCVFPFVFLGKQYSTCTSEGRSDGRLWCATTSNFDRDKKWGFCPDQGYSLFLVAAHEFGHALGLDHTSVPEALMYPMYRFTEEPPLHADDVKGIQHLYGPHPEPDPQPPATTTSEPQPTAPATVCPTGPPTAPPSERPTTGPTGPPSAGPTGPPTAGPTAAPTVSLDPADDACNVNIFDAIAEIGNRLHFFKDGRYWRFSESRGHRLQGPFLIADTWPALPPKLDSAFEEPLSKKIFFFSGRQVWVYTGASVLGPRRLDKLGLGSQVTHVTGALPRGGGKVLLFSGQHFWRFDVKTQTVDSRSVTLVDQMFPGVPLNTHDIFQYQEKAYFCQDHFYWRVSSRNEVNQVDLVGYVTYDILQCPEY, encoded by the exons ATGAGTCCCTGGCAGCCCCTGGTCCTGGCACTCCTGGTGCTGGGGTGCTGCTCTGCGGCCCCCCGACAACGCCAGCCCACCGTTGTGGTCTTCCCCAGCGACCTGAGAAGCAATCTCACCGACAGGCAGCTGGCAGAG GAATACTTGTACCGTTATGGTTACACTCGTGTGGCTGAGATGCGCAAGGAAACGCTGTCCTTGAGGtcctccctgctgctgctccagAAGCACCTGTCCCTGCCCGAGACCGGGGAGCTGGACAGCACCACCCTGGAGGCCATGCGTACCCCACGCTGCGGAGTCCCAGACGTGGGTAGATTCCAAACCTTCGAGGGCGAACTCAAGTGGCACCACCACAACATCACATACTG GATCCAAAACTACTCGGAAGACTTGCCGCGAAGTGTGATCGACGACGCCTTTGCCCGCGCCTTCGCGGTGTGGAGCGCGGTGACACCGCTCACCTTCACTCGCGTGTACGGCCGGCACGCCGACATCGTCATCCAGTTTGGTGTCGACG AGCACGGAGACGGGTATCCCTTCGACGGGAAGGACGGGCTCCTGGCGCACGCCTTTCCTCCTGGCCAAGGCATTCAGGGAGACGCTCACTTCGACGATGCAGAGTTGTGGTCGCTGGGCAAGGGCGTTG TGGTTCCGACCTACTATGGAAACGCAGACGGCGCCGCCTGCCACTTCCCTTTCATCTTCGAGGGCCGCTCCTACTCCGCCTGCACCACGGACGGCCGCTCAGATGACACACCCTGGTGCGGTACCACTGCCAACTATGACACCGACCACAAGTTCGGCTTCTGCCCCAGCGAGA GACTCTACACCCAGGACGGCAATGCGGACGGGAAACCCTGCCAGTTTCCGTTTATCTTCGAGGGCAAATCCTACTCTGCCTGCACCACAGACGGTCGCTCCGACGGCTACCAATGGTGCGCAACCACTGGCGACTACGACAAGGACAAGCTCTACGGTTTCTGCCCGACCCGAG TGGACTCCACCGTGATCGGGGGCAACGCGGCCGGGGAGTTGTGCGTCTTTCCCTTCGTCTTCCTGGGCAAGCAGTACTCGACCTGTACCAGCGAGGGCCGCAGCGATGGGCGCCTCTGGTGCGCCACCACCTCGAACTTTGACAGAGACAAGAAGTGGGGCTTCTGCCCAGACCAAG GATACAGCCTGTTCCTCGTGGCCGCGCACGAGTTCGGCCATGCGCTGGGCTTAGATCACACATCAGTGCCAGAGGCGCTCATGTACCCCATGTACCGCTTCACCGAGGAGCCCCCGCTGCATGCGGACGACGTGAAAGGCATTCAGCATCTCTATG GTCCTCACCCTGAGCCTGACCCACAGCCTCCAGCCACCACGACATCTGAACCGCAGCCCACGGCCCCCGCGACGGTCTGCCCCACCGGACCCCCCACTGCCCCCCCCTCAGAGCGCCCCACAACCGGCCCCACAGGCCCCCCCTCCGCTGGCCCCACGGGTCCTCCCACTGCCGGCCCTACTGCGGCCCCTACTGTGTCTTTGGATCCCGCAGACGATGCCTGCAACGTGAACATCTTCGACGCCATCGCGGAAATAGGGAACCGGCTACATTTCTTCAAGGATGG GAGGTACTGGCGATTCTCTGAGAGCAGGGGCCACCGGCTGCAGGGCCCCTTCCTTATTGCCGACACGTGGCCTGCGCTGCCCCCCAAGCTGGACTCTGCCTTCGAGGAGCCGCTCAGCAAgaagattttcttcttctctg GGCGCCAAGTGTGGGTGTACACAGGCGCGTCGGTGCTGGGCCCGAGGCGTCTGGACAAGCTGGGCCTGGGCTCGCAGGTGACCCACGTCACGGGGGCCCTCCCGCGCGGCGGGGGTAAGGTGCTACTGTTCAGCGGGCAGCACTTCTGGAG GTTCGACGTAAAGACGCAGACGGTGGATAGCAGGAGCGTCACGTTGGTGGACCAGATGTTCCCCGGGGTGCCTTTGAATACGCACGACATCTTCCAGTACCAAG AGAAAGCCTACTTCTGCCAGGATCACTTCTACTGGCGTGTGAGTTCCCGGAATGAGGTGAATCAGGTGGACTTGGTGGGCTACGTGACCTATGACATCCTGCAGTGCCCTGAATACTAG